The Frankiaceae bacterium genome includes a region encoding these proteins:
- the arcC gene encoding carbamate kinase has translation MRAVVALGGNALSPPRATGSADEMRAALADTCGYLADLVLDGVGLVLTHGNGPQVGRILLQQEAAAPDIPAMPMDVCGAESQGQIGYLLAQALDNALRARGSDVRTLCLVTQVVVDGRDPAFRRPTKPVGPSYERPDAQRIAAETGHVFTIQPDKRWRRVVASPEPLRFVEEGPLLQTIEAGHVVIAAGGGGVPVVDLDGALRGVDAVVDKDRSAAKLALLVDADLLLILTEVEVVQQAFGTPEARPLRHLTAAEARDLLSAGEFPEGSMGPKVQAACDFVENGGARAVITSLAKAAEAVAGKAGTELTA, from the coding sequence ATGCGAGCCGTCGTCGCGCTGGGAGGCAACGCCCTCTCGCCGCCGCGCGCCACCGGCTCGGCGGACGAGATGCGCGCCGCTCTCGCGGACACCTGCGGCTACCTCGCGGACCTCGTGCTCGACGGCGTCGGCCTCGTCCTCACCCACGGCAACGGCCCGCAGGTCGGCCGCATCCTGCTCCAGCAGGAGGCCGCCGCGCCCGACATCCCCGCGATGCCGATGGACGTCTGCGGCGCCGAGTCCCAGGGCCAGATCGGCTACCTCCTCGCGCAGGCGCTCGACAACGCGCTGCGTGCCCGCGGCTCCGACGTCCGCACCCTCTGCCTCGTGACGCAGGTCGTGGTGGACGGCCGCGACCCGGCGTTCCGCCGCCCGACCAAGCCGGTAGGCCCGAGCTACGAGCGCCCCGACGCGCAGCGCATCGCGGCCGAGACCGGGCACGTCTTCACGATCCAGCCGGACAAGCGGTGGCGGCGCGTCGTCGCCTCCCCGGAGCCGCTGCGATTCGTGGAGGAGGGGCCGCTGCTGCAGACGATCGAGGCGGGGCACGTCGTCATCGCGGCGGGCGGCGGCGGCGTACCCGTCGTCGACCTCGACGGCGCGCTGCGCGGGGTGGACGCGGTCGTCGACAAGGACCGTTCGGCGGCCAAGCTCGCGCTGCTCGTCGACGCCGACCTGCTGCTCATCCTCACGGAGGTCGAGGTGGTGCAGCAGGCGTTCGGGACGCCGGAGGCGAGGCCGCTGCGTCACCTCACCGCCGCCGAGGCGCGCGACCTGCTGAGCGCGGGAGAGTTCCCCGAGGGGTCGATGGGGCCGAAGGTGCAGGCCGCCTGCGACTTCGTGGAGAACGGCGGCGCCCGCGCGGTCATCACGTCGCTCGCCAAGGCGGCCGAGGCGGTCGCGGGCAAGGCGGGTACGGAGCTGACGGCGTGA
- a CDS encoding endonuclease/exonuclease/phosphatase family protein, with protein sequence MTTLRVLSYNVLSLRRGTDKVAAVIRACDPDVVCVQEAPRFLFWRRRCRALAAAAGLKVVTGGRPAGAVLVLARPGLRVVTTKNVKLPWHPPLHRRGMAIGVFEAGGSEVTVASTHLSLNDAERLAQADLVLTHLAALRRPAVLAGDVNEDPDDAAWRVLAGALADAYATAPLGDGLTSTAATPRRRLDAVFVDRRLGVVSCGVPEVAGLVEASDHRPVLAIVQVH encoded by the coding sequence GTGACCACCCTGCGCGTGCTGTCGTACAACGTCCTCTCGCTCCGCCGCGGGACCGACAAGGTCGCCGCCGTCATCCGCGCCTGCGACCCGGACGTGGTCTGCGTGCAGGAGGCGCCGCGTTTCCTGTTCTGGCGGCGGCGGTGCCGCGCGCTGGCAGCGGCCGCGGGGCTGAAGGTCGTCACGGGAGGGCGGCCCGCGGGCGCCGTTCTCGTCCTCGCCCGACCCGGGCTGCGCGTCGTGACCACGAAGAACGTCAAGCTGCCGTGGCACCCGCCGCTGCACCGGCGCGGGATGGCGATCGGGGTGTTCGAGGCCGGCGGCAGCGAGGTGACCGTCGCCTCGACGCACCTGAGCCTGAACGACGCCGAGCGGCTCGCGCAGGCAGACCTCGTCCTCACGCACCTCGCCGCGCTACGACGGCCCGCCGTGCTCGCCGGCGACGTCAACGAGGACCCCGACGACGCCGCCTGGCGCGTGCTCGCGGGCGCGCTGGCCGACGCGTACGCCACGGCGCCGCTCGGCGACGGCTTGACGAGCACCGCCGCCACACCGCGCCGCCGCCTCGACGCGGTCTTCGTGGACCGGCGGCTCGGCGTCGTGTCCTGCGGGGTGCCCGAGGTCGCGGGGCTCGTCGAGGCGAGCGACCACAGGCCCGTCCTCGCGATCGTGCAAGTTCACTGA
- a CDS encoding adenylate/guanylate cyclase domain-containing protein codes for MNAPRASDSATCRSCGSAVVAGARTCSVCGEPTAPAERKLVTLLFADMTGYTELCERLDPEDAHDFVRPAMTALRRVVEHYGGTVPQMQGDGFMAVFGVPVGHEDDAARAAHAAVALHAEVAAINRGEERLAVPGLHIGVNTGEVFVAASREVSGFSVAGDTVNVAAHLCSAASEGETLVGVRTVELAGPGLRLGPRREIEVKGHTEPVAVHEVLGLDPVAPDGVRPDRGAFVGRSDAIAVLHAALDSAVAARTSRVLLLTGDPGQGKTRLAGEFLARRAGVTVLRGRCTPYGRRRPLQAAVDAVATHLGVPAGAPKREVAAAARRVFGAAATSLVAQTVALVAQAAEPRTPSPGTDRLAADVAALRSVLTATAATLPVVLVLDDLHWAGAELLGLVADLHASPLPAPVLVLGLSRPDDALPAGLPLRVLGALPDDDMRRLLADLLGEEPPGWLAGDLLSRAGGNPLFLDECLRMLLETGAISRGAAGLDADREQVRRVPNSMRMFITARLDSLSPAEKRLLQRASVAGDTVWTGLLDEMAEEPELEATLDALVARGLLRHAVSSVPGEREYVFKHVLIRDVAYESLARRDRSALHRIVGDWLTEVSAGEGGPNPPLSLLAYHFHQAFTLARSDAAGVQPSCDLARLAVRHLLAWGRSLYRYQARDAEAALTQALDVAQAARRCIPDETYAVLLVERATALNELARFGEAIEDLRTAEEVAATNGDDALRARALLAHSGSLSHLSRIDLARERHAEAVVLLERAGDASGLAAATFQAAENLRYDDLPAMTRLLREAYGLYGAAGDDAGQAMVARHLAYLLSPAGGSEFRRWYDLAEQSARDEFELRGRASVRVALAFSEQYRGDFAQALDTARLARQDAAEAGARVFEMHGLLIQQECLSALGRAEESDRVLDEVLTRAEALGSRRWRAIALANATRAAARRRRSAVAWQHLREARRTLAEIGERNAELGVLIYEAELLMDTGRWADAVGAAERSVDRAESHGWSLASTLPRVMTARCAVADGSDRAERLVAEAMDAARRHDAPRYGALAAACLEQHQLLRGETSSATLAPTTGDLAETHATAAENEALRHLMAGNPADAVVTLERAGAAWAMLGATVWQARALLWQAEALRRTGDAEGATRVAEPVPGMLRDLDAPDGTADRLRASLPA; via the coding sequence ATGAACGCTCCCCGCGCCAGCGACTCCGCGACCTGCCGTTCGTGCGGGTCCGCGGTCGTCGCCGGCGCGCGGACGTGCTCCGTGTGCGGCGAGCCGACCGCACCGGCGGAACGCAAGCTCGTCACCCTCCTCTTCGCCGACATGACCGGGTACACCGAGCTGTGCGAGCGCCTCGACCCCGAGGACGCGCACGACTTCGTACGCCCGGCCATGACGGCGTTGCGGCGGGTCGTCGAGCACTACGGGGGAACGGTGCCGCAGATGCAGGGGGACGGGTTCATGGCGGTGTTCGGGGTTCCGGTCGGGCACGAGGACGACGCGGCGCGGGCCGCGCACGCGGCGGTCGCGCTGCACGCGGAGGTCGCGGCCATCAACCGGGGAGAGGAACGCCTCGCGGTCCCCGGGCTGCACATCGGCGTCAACACCGGCGAGGTGTTCGTCGCCGCGAGCAGGGAGGTGTCCGGGTTCTCGGTCGCGGGCGACACCGTCAACGTCGCCGCGCACCTGTGCTCGGCCGCGAGCGAGGGGGAGACGCTCGTCGGCGTCCGCACCGTCGAGCTCGCGGGGCCGGGGCTGCGACTCGGGCCGCGCAGGGAGATCGAGGTCAAGGGCCACACCGAGCCGGTGGCCGTGCACGAGGTCCTCGGCCTCGACCCCGTCGCCCCCGACGGCGTACGCCCCGACCGCGGCGCGTTCGTCGGCCGGTCCGACGCGATCGCGGTGCTGCACGCCGCGCTCGACAGCGCGGTCGCCGCGCGGACCTCGCGGGTGCTGCTCCTGACCGGCGACCCGGGCCAGGGGAAGACGCGGCTCGCGGGGGAGTTCCTCGCCCGCCGCGCCGGCGTCACCGTGCTCCGCGGGAGGTGCACGCCGTACGGCCGCCGCCGCCCGTTGCAGGCGGCCGTCGACGCGGTCGCGACCCACCTCGGCGTGCCCGCGGGCGCGCCGAAGCGCGAGGTCGCGGCGGCCGCGCGGCGCGTGTTCGGCGCGGCGGCGACGTCGCTCGTCGCGCAGACCGTCGCGCTCGTCGCGCAGGCGGCCGAGCCGCGTACCCCCTCACCCGGCACCGACCGGCTCGCCGCGGACGTGGCGGCGCTGCGTTCGGTGCTCACCGCGACCGCGGCGACGTTGCCGGTCGTGCTCGTCCTCGACGACCTGCACTGGGCAGGCGCCGAGCTCCTCGGGCTCGTCGCCGACCTGCACGCGTCACCGTTGCCCGCGCCGGTGCTCGTCCTCGGCCTGAGCAGGCCCGACGACGCCCTGCCCGCCGGGCTGCCGCTGCGTGTCCTCGGCGCGCTCCCCGACGACGACATGCGCCGCCTGCTCGCGGACCTGCTCGGCGAGGAGCCGCCGGGCTGGCTCGCGGGCGACCTGCTGAGCCGCGCCGGGGGCAACCCGCTGTTCCTCGACGAGTGCCTGCGGATGCTGCTGGAGACCGGCGCGATCTCCCGCGGCGCCGCCGGCCTCGACGCCGATCGCGAGCAGGTACGCCGCGTCCCCAACTCGATGCGCATGTTCATCACCGCGCGTCTCGACAGCCTCTCGCCCGCCGAGAAGCGCCTGCTGCAGCGCGCCTCCGTCGCCGGCGACACCGTCTGGACCGGGCTGCTCGACGAGATGGCCGAGGAGCCCGAGCTCGAGGCGACGCTCGACGCGCTCGTCGCGCGCGGCCTGCTGCGGCACGCCGTCTCGTCGGTGCCCGGCGAGCGGGAGTACGTCTTCAAACACGTGCTCATCCGCGACGTGGCGTACGAGTCGCTGGCCCGCCGCGACCGTTCCGCGCTGCACCGCATCGTCGGCGACTGGCTCACCGAGGTGTCTGCCGGCGAGGGCGGCCCCAACCCGCCGCTCAGCCTGCTCGCGTACCACTTCCACCAGGCGTTCACGCTGGCCCGCTCGGACGCCGCGGGCGTGCAGCCGTCGTGCGACCTCGCGCGGCTCGCCGTACGCCACCTGCTCGCGTGGGGGCGTTCGCTGTACCGCTACCAGGCCCGCGACGCCGAGGCCGCACTGACGCAGGCGCTCGACGTGGCGCAGGCGGCCCGGCGGTGCATCCCCGACGAGACGTACGCCGTCCTCCTCGTCGAGCGCGCCACCGCCCTCAACGAGCTGGCCCGCTTCGGCGAGGCGATCGAGGACCTGCGGACCGCCGAGGAGGTCGCGGCGACCAACGGCGACGACGCGCTGCGCGCGCGGGCGCTGCTGGCGCATTCCGGCTCGCTGTCGCACCTGTCGCGCATCGACCTCGCGCGCGAGCGCCACGCCGAGGCCGTCGTCCTCCTCGAACGCGCGGGCGACGCGTCGGGTCTGGCCGCCGCGACGTTCCAGGCCGCCGAGAACCTCCGCTACGACGACCTGCCGGCCATGACCCGGCTGCTGCGCGAGGCGTACGGCCTCTACGGCGCCGCCGGCGACGACGCCGGGCAGGCGATGGTGGCGCGGCACCTCGCGTACCTCCTGTCGCCCGCGGGCGGCTCGGAGTTCCGCCGCTGGTACGACCTCGCCGAGCAGTCCGCGCGCGACGAGTTCGAGCTGCGGGGGCGGGCGTCGGTGCGGGTGGCGCTGGCGTTCTCCGAGCAGTACCGCGGCGACTTCGCGCAGGCGCTCGACACCGCGCGGCTCGCGCGGCAGGACGCCGCGGAGGCGGGTGCGCGGGTGTTCGAGATGCACGGGCTCCTCATCCAGCAGGAGTGCCTGTCCGCGCTCGGCCGGGCCGAGGAGAGCGACCGGGTGCTCGACGAGGTGCTGACCCGCGCGGAGGCACTCGGGTCCCGCCGGTGGCGCGCCATCGCGCTCGCCAACGCGACCCGTGCGGCCGCGCGGCGGCGTCGTTCGGCGGTGGCGTGGCAGCACCTGCGGGAGGCGCGGCGGACGCTCGCGGAGATCGGCGAGCGCAACGCCGAGCTCGGCGTCCTCATCTACGAGGCAGAGCTGCTCATGGACACCGGCCGGTGGGCAGACGCCGTGGGCGCGGCGGAGCGTTCCGTCGACCGCGCCGAGTCGCACGGCTGGAGCCTCGCCTCGACGCTGCCGCGCGTGATGACCGCGCGCTGCGCCGTGGCCGACGGCAGCGACCGCGCCGAACGCCTCGTCGCCGAGGCCATGGACGCCGCCCGCCGCCACGACGCCCCGCGCTACGGCGCGCTGGCCGCCGCGTGCCTCGAGCAGCACCAGCTCCTGCGCGGCGAGACCTCGTCCGCGACACTCGCGCCGACGACGGGGGATCTCGCGGAGACCCACGCCACGGCTGCCGAGAACGAAGCGTTGCGCCACCTGATGGCCGGCAACCCGGCCGACGCGGTCGTCACGCTGGAACGGGCCGGCGCGGCCTGGGCGATGCTCGGAGCCACCGTCTGGCAGGCCCGCGCGCTGCTCTGGCAGGCCGAGGCGCTACGCCGTACCGGCGACGCCGAGGGAGCGACCCGCGTCGCCGAGCCCGTACCCGGGATGCTCCGCGACCTCGACGCCCCGGACGGCACCGCGGACCGCCTCCGCGCGTCGCTGCCCGCCTGA